The DNA window CTGGCCCGGGCGTTGTCGCTCGACCCTCGGGCGCTGTTCTATGACGAGCCATCCGCCGGACTCGATCCTGTGACCAGCGCCGAGATCGACCAGCTCATTATCGATCTGAACAAGCAGCTCGGGGTGACCAGTGTCGTCGTGACACACGAGATGGATTCGGCGTTCCGCATCGCCGACCGGATGGTGCTGCTCGACCGCGGCAAGTTCATCGTTTCCGGCACGCCCGACGAGATGCGCAACAGTACGGACCCCCTGGTCAGGCAATTCGTGCACGGCCTGACCGAAGGCCCCCTGACCGACCGCCGCCGCGGCGGAGCCTATGAGGTCGATCTGCTGGGAAGCGATATTTGAGGAAGGAGCCCGGACCTGGAAGTCAGATGTCGAAACGCAGACGGCCAGTGATGGTCTTTGGCTTTTGACGACTGGCTTCTCGCTCCTGACTCCTCAACACCTATGAATAAAGAACGTAACGCCCTTCGCGCAGGCCTGTTCATCGTGGTGTCAACGGTGCTGATCGCCGTCGTGATCGTTTCGATCAAGGGTGCCGGCCGATTCACCGAAGGCAGGTCCACGCGCACTGTATCGTTCAAGCTCTCCGACGACCTCGGTGGACTTCGCATCGGCGACGACGTTCGGGTGGGCGGCTGGAAGGTCGGCTCGGTCCAGACCATCGAAGCAGTGGGGCTGGAGGGTGCCGACCCGCGACTGCAGGTCACATTCACCGTCCCGGCCCGCTTCAAGCTGAAAGAAGCCGCCCGAATCGGCATTCAGACCACGCTCACCGGGGCTACCGCGCTGAACATCGACCACCTGGGTGCCGGTAAGGAATACGCCGAGTCCGACATGATTCCCGGCCGACCGGACCCCAAGTCGGCACTGTTTGCGAGCCTGGGAGAGGCCGGCCCGGACCTCGCCGCGACGATGAAAGACGCCCGTCTCGCCGCCGCCGACATCCGCGGCATGACCATCCCCAAGGCTAACGCCGCCCTGGACAGCTTTAAAGGCACAGGCGATTCGGCGACCGCGCTCGTGACCGATGTGAAGGGGCAGATCCCGCCGATCGTCGAGAAGTACAACGGCGTTACCGACAAAACCGGCGCGATGATGCAGAGCATCACCGACATGATCGGCCCCAGCTCGACCGATTGGAAAGGCCTGATGGCCAACCTCAACAAGGCGAGCGGTTCGATCAACGAGAAACTGCCGGCGATGCTTGAGAAGCTCGACACCACGCTCGCCAGCGCACAAACCGCACTCGAAGACGTCAAGAAAACGGTCGCGAATACCACGGAGATGACCGCCTCGCTGAAGCAGATCATCGGCCGGAACGAGAGCAAGTTGGAAGGCATCATCGTGAGTCTCAAGACCACCGGCGATAACCTCCAGGCCGCCAGCGCCGAGATCCGCCGCAGCCCCTGGCGGCTGCTCTACAAGCCCGCCGCCAACGAAGTCGCGAACCTGAACGTCTACGACTCTGCGCGCCAGTTCGCCGAAGGTGCCAACGACCTGAACGACGCCGCAACCGCACTTCGCGACGCCCTGAAGACCGGCGGCGCCAGCCCGCAGGAAATCCAGGGCATGATCGATCGGCTGGAGAAGAGCTTCACCGGCTTCCGCGAGGTGGAAGGCAAGCTCTGGACAGAAGTGAAGAATTAAGCTCTTGCGCAGAAGTTATGGTTGCGCCACGCCCACGCCGTCCTGTCATGCAAGCGGCTATACTCGTGACATGACCACACCCGAGGGCAAAGACGCGTCCAAGCCGTCACCACCCCCAACGCTCTCGTATGCGTCTGCCGGCATGGCGGCAAACGCCGGCGACAATCTTGTCACGATCGAGAAGTGCGCCAACGTGCAGGAAGCCGCGATGCGGGTCAATGTGCTGGAGGCGGCTGGCATTCATGCGGTCGCCGTCAACGAAAACGTCCAGAGCCTGGGCCTCCAGTTTGCCGCACTCGTCCCCGTCGAAGTGCAGGTCCGCCAGGAGGACGAATCCCGCGCCCGCGAAGTTCTGCGCGTCGCGACCTCTGACGACGTCGAGCCGGCCGATGACCAACCCCAGACGCTCCCGGCGACGGAAACAGACGGCGTGCCGATCGAGTTGGCGGAAGTCGCCCGCTTCGACAACATCCGCGCGCTTCGGGAAGCAGCACTGTTGCTCGAATCAGCCCGAATTCGCTCGGTCCCGCCCAAGCTCGTCGTGCGTCAAGGCGAAGCGGGTGTCGGCAAGCGTTTTAAGCTGCTCGTCCCCGCGGACGACGCCGACCGCGCGATGGAGATTCTGGCGGACCTCGACGAAGACACCGACGAAGAAGAACTTCGCTGCCCGAAATGTGGTTCCTGGAAGATCTACCCCGTGGGTCAACTCGCCGCGACGGTCAAATGGTTTCTGCGAATGGGGGACAAGCCGGTGGAGATGTCGGACTGCCTGGAATGCAAGTATCGCGGAGTGAAGGCCGAGTTCGAACGCGCGTGATGTAGAGCTCGGCTCCAACCGGTTGCGATCCGTCGCTTGCCATCGGCTGGTCGGCGGCTACAACCTCCGACGCATGCCTGAACAAATCACCATTCTCGGCGACGGCGCCATGGCGACCGTCTGCTCGATCCTGCTCAAAAGCGGCGGGCACGGCGTTACGATGTGGGGCGCGTTCGAAGAATCGATCGAACGCCTCCTCCAGGATCGCGAACAGCGCAAGCTTCTGCCGGGTGTCCGAATCCCCAAAGAGGTCCGACTGACGGCCAACGACGCCGACGCCTTCGCCGGGGCGACGATGGTTCTCTCGGCGATCCCGACACAGTACATGCGGTCGGCTTGGGCTCGCCTTAAACCGCATGTGCCTGCTGGTGTGCCGGTCGTGACGGTGGCCAAGGGAATCGAGAACGGCACACTGCTCCGGCCGACGCAGATCATCGCCGATGCCCTTGGCGGGTGGACGCGCAATCCGCTGGCGGCACTATCCGGCCCGAACATCGCCGCCGAGATTGCCAAGTATCTGCCGGCGACTGCCGTCGCCGGGGCGGACGACGAAGCCCTTGCCCGCCGCGTGCAATCGGTCTTCTCGACGCAGTGGTTCCGCGTCTATACCAACGACGACATCACCGGCGTCGAACTGGCGGGCGCGACGAAGAACGTCATCGCGATTGCCGCCGGCATCCTGGAAGGCCTCGCCGCCGGCAACAACGCCAAGGCGGCCCTGGTAACGCGCGGGATCGTCGAGATCACCCGGCTGGGCGTGGCGATGGGCGCCAAGGCAGCCACCTTCGCAGGCCTGGCCGGGCTGGGAGACCTGATCACCACCTGTTTCAGCCCCGACAGCCGAAACCGCACCGTCGGCGAGCGCATCGGCAAAGGTCAGAAGCTCGAGCAAATCCTGGCAACAATGGACAGCGTCGCCGAAGGCGTGCCCACGACCCGCAGCGTGATGCAGCTCGCCCGCCGGCACAACGTGGACATGCCGATTACCGAAGGCGTTCACGCCGTACTGTTCGAAGGAAGAGATGCGATCGACGCACTGACGGGGCTGATGACGCGCGAGCCGAAACCGGAATGGGGAGAGTGAGGATGAAATGACGAATGACGAAATTCGAATGGCGAATGAAGCTCCAATTGCAAATGACCAAGATTGGTTTCGGTCATTTGAACATTCGGAGTTCGAGCTTCATTCGCCATTCGAATTTCGTCATTCGTCATTGCGCGATCGTGAGTTCCGTCGCGATTACTCCGCCGCAATCGGCTCCACATCCACCGCCACCGTCAGCGCATGGCCCTGCCCGCCGACGATGACGCCTTTGACGGGGCTGATGTCTTCGTAGTCGCGGGCCCAGCCGACGGTGATGTGTTCGTACGACGGGATGCAGCCGTTGGTCGGATCGAAGTCGACCCAGCCGTAGTCGGGGAAGAAGACCGACACCCAGGCATGAGACGCGTCGGCCCCGACGAGCCGCGGCTTACCCGGAGGCGGATGAGTGACCAGGTAGCCACTCACGTAACGCGCCGCCAATCCGAGCGACCGAATCGAGCCGATCATCAGGTGGGCAAAGTCCTGGCAGACCCCATGGCGATGCTTGAGCACATCAAGCACAGGCGTGCCGATGGTCGTCACGGTGGAATCGAACTTGAAGCCGCTGTGGATCCGTTCGCTGAGTTCTTCGACCGCGTCCCAGGTGGATCGCCCGGGCGTAAAGCTGGTCGCCGCGAACGCCGCCAGGTCTGGGTGCCGCGGTATATGAGGCGAATCGAAGGTGTACTGGCGTGCGTCCAGAAACGCAGGTTCCAGTCGCCGGCGGATCTGCTGAGCCACCTCTTCCCAAGCCGGCCAGCGGAACAACTCCGGCGGTTGAAACGGGCGTACGTCCACTTCGCTCTTGCTTTCGATGCGCAGGTGGTCGTGTGGCTCCTGCAAGGTCAGCGATGTGACATGGTTGCCGTAGAAATCCAGCCGATCCCGCCGAGACGCCGGCTCGGGCGTGATGTTGATGCAGGTCGACAGGCAGGTCTGCCGATCGGTGTCGCGCGGCTGCAAATGCACCACGTTATGACAAAGCGGTACCTGCTCGTCGTACGTGTACTCGGTGATGTGGCGGATGCGATGACGCATGAATGGCTTGGATTTAGCGATCCCCACATCATAGTCGAGACGGACGGCAGACGGTAATTTTGAGCCGACCCGCGTCCATCGATCGCGCCGATCTGTCGGTGTTTCCATCGCCTTTATGCCATCATCGCCCATTCACATCGATTCTCTCGACGATCCGCGCGTCCGGCATTATCGGAAGCTCAAGGACAAGGTTCTCGACCGCGAGGGGCAGCTCTTCATCGCCGAAGGGGAAAATGTCGTGCGACGGCTTCTTGCGAGCGATTACCAGACCCTGTCCGTCTTCGTCGCCGAGCCGCGCGTCGCGGGCATCGCCGATGTCGTGCCGGCCCAGGTGCCGCTCTACGCCGCTTCGCCGGCGCTGATGGAGCAGGTCATCGGTTTCGATTTTCACACCGGGGTGATCGCTTGCGGCCGGCGGAAACCTGCGATGTCGCTGGACCAGGTCATTGCCAAGGACAAACCGAATCTGCTGCTGGTCGTCTGCGGCGAAATTGCCAACGCCGAGAACCTCGGCTCGCTCGTCCGCCTGTCGGCCGGCTTCGGGGCCGACGCCATGGTGCTGGGCGAGCGCTGCCACGACCCGTTCTGGCGGCAGTCGGTGCGGGTGTCGATGGGGACGATCTTCAAGATGCCCATCGTGCGATCCCAGAATCTGGTGGCCGACATCGGCCGGCTGCAACGGGAATGGGGTGTGGAAGTCGCGGCCACGGTGCTTGACCCCGCCGCCGAGCGCATCGCCGAGGCTCGCCGACCGCGAAAGTTTGCGATCGCATTCGGAAACGAGGCGCACGGCCTGAC is part of the Humisphaera borealis genome and encodes:
- a CDS encoding MlaD family protein; protein product: MNKERNALRAGLFIVVSTVLIAVVIVSIKGAGRFTEGRSTRTVSFKLSDDLGGLRIGDDVRVGGWKVGSVQTIEAVGLEGADPRLQVTFTVPARFKLKEAARIGIQTTLTGATALNIDHLGAGKEYAESDMIPGRPDPKSALFASLGEAGPDLAATMKDARLAAADIRGMTIPKANAALDSFKGTGDSATALVTDVKGQIPPIVEKYNGVTDKTGAMMQSITDMIGPSSTDWKGLMANLNKASGSINEKLPAMLEKLDTTLASAQTALEDVKKTVANTTEMTASLKQIIGRNESKLEGIIVSLKTTGDNLQAASAEIRRSPWRLLYKPAANEVANLNVYDSARQFAEGANDLNDAATALRDALKTGGASPQEIQGMIDRLEKSFTGFREVEGKLWTEVKN
- a CDS encoding putative signal transducing protein: MTTPEGKDASKPSPPPTLSYASAGMAANAGDNLVTIEKCANVQEAAMRVNVLEAAGIHAVAVNENVQSLGLQFAALVPVEVQVRQEDESRAREVLRVATSDDVEPADDQPQTLPATETDGVPIELAEVARFDNIRALREAALLLESARIRSVPPKLVVRQGEAGVGKRFKLLVPADDADRAMEILADLDEDTDEEELRCPKCGSWKIYPVGQLAATVKWFLRMGDKPVEMSDCLECKYRGVKAEFERA
- a CDS encoding NAD(P)H-dependent glycerol-3-phosphate dehydrogenase — encoded protein: MPEQITILGDGAMATVCSILLKSGGHGVTMWGAFEESIERLLQDREQRKLLPGVRIPKEVRLTANDADAFAGATMVLSAIPTQYMRSAWARLKPHVPAGVPVVTVAKGIENGTLLRPTQIIADALGGWTRNPLAALSGPNIAAEIAKYLPATAVAGADDEALARRVQSVFSTQWFRVYTNDDITGVELAGATKNVIAIAAGILEGLAAGNNAKAALVTRGIVEITRLGVAMGAKAATFAGLAGLGDLITTCFSPDSRNRTVGERIGKGQKLEQILATMDSVAEGVPTTRSVMQLARRHNVDMPITEGVHAVLFEGRDAIDALTGLMTREPKPEWGE
- a CDS encoding transglutaminase family protein, whose protein sequence is MRHRIRHITEYTYDEQVPLCHNVVHLQPRDTDRQTCLSTCINITPEPASRRDRLDFYGNHVTSLTLQEPHDHLRIESKSEVDVRPFQPPELFRWPAWEEVAQQIRRRLEPAFLDARQYTFDSPHIPRHPDLAAFAATSFTPGRSTWDAVEELSERIHSGFKFDSTVTTIGTPVLDVLKHRHGVCQDFAHLMIGSIRSLGLAARYVSGYLVTHPPPGKPRLVGADASHAWVSVFFPDYGWVDFDPTNGCIPSYEHITVGWARDYEDISPVKGVIVGGQGHALTVAVDVEPIAAE
- a CDS encoding TrmH family RNA methyltransferase; this translates as MPSSPIHIDSLDDPRVRHYRKLKDKVLDREGQLFIAEGENVVRRLLASDYQTLSVFVAEPRVAGIADVVPAQVPLYAASPALMEQVIGFDFHTGVIACGRRKPAMSLDQVIAKDKPNLLLVVCGEIANAENLGSLVRLSAGFGADAMVLGERCHDPFWRQSVRVSMGTIFKMPIVRSQNLVADIGRLQREWGVEVAATVLDPAAERIAEARRPRKFAIAFGNEAHGLTGEEIAACDRKVTIPMDLGTDSLNVSIAAGIFLYHFTQVVGLGKA